One segment of Macrotis lagotis isolate mMagLag1 chromosome 1, bilby.v1.9.chrom.fasta, whole genome shotgun sequence DNA contains the following:
- the R3HCC1 gene encoding R3H and coiled-coil domain-containing protein 1 isoform X3 yields the protein MDTSVNLDIPSTPVDLVSSEFTLALLSLDGVVLSPTENDFVLHVKEELDRFVLQKELPRVLLFPPLSSRLRYLIHRTTENFDLLSSFSVGEGWKRRTVICHLDIRLPNFDHFSPSHAILGFQSKSQKSPSHLAQQPAPRSHGPRLRQRQRGRKPDQALYVPRALRKKAEQTPDLGLLGGDLGDGPRDPTGEISEEPKDIGSQDKGHDSNPPLPTQAVPELAGDCKDPNEPAPPEPKPDSDGQDLPGSPSQPQKEDCQEAENQASSNLQQPVLEGGEPLPMKKEKEEEDGGFSEDDSVELIEEILDKLTEREVQIERIHLDSCYLEDEQLWVENGFDHVVEIYGFDPSLKTKDIMAEFSEYQEKGFKIQWVDDAHALGIFPCLASANEALTKDFPTLKIRPLTQGTKQSKFKALQNPRRTLTSTLEAPHAAKSWSYSSQTDKGPNICTQAPTFV from the exons gTCTCCTCAGAGTTCACCCTGGCTCTGCTCAGCCTGGATGGTGTCGTTCTCTCTCCAACAGAGAATGACTTTGTCCTTCATGTTAAGGAGGAACTGGACCGATTTGTCCTGCAGAAGGAGCTGCCCAG AGTacttctcttcccacccctctccagTCGCCTCCGGTACTTGATCCACCGAACAACTGAGAATTTCGACCTCCTGAGCAGCTTCTCAGTTGGGGAAGGCTGGAAAAGGAGGACAGTCATCTGTCACTTGGACATCAG GTTACCGAATTTTGAtcacttctctccctcccatGCCATCCTTGGCTTCCAGAGCAAGTCACAAAAGTCCCCATCCCACTTAGCCCAGCAGCCAGCCCCTCGATCCCATGGCCCACGGCTCAGGCAGAGGCAGCGTGGGCGCAAACCTGATCAGGCTCTGTATGTGCCTCGGGCATTACGCAAGAAGGCCGAACAAACTCCGGACCTGGGCCTTTTAGGGGGAGATCTTGGGGATGGGCCCAGGGATCCAACTGGAGAGATCTCAGAAGAACCCAAAGACATTGGCAGTCAGGACAAGGGCCATGATTCTAATCCCCCACTCCCTACCCAGGCAGTGCCTGAACTGGCAGGAGATTGCAAAGACCCAAATGAACCTGCCCCACCGGAGCCTAAGCCAGACTCTGATGGGCAGGATCTCCCTGGCTCCCCGAGCCAGCCTCAGAAGGAGGACTGCCAGGAGGCCGAGAACCAGGCCAGCTCCAATCTTCAGCAACCTGTGTTGGAAGGTGGAGAGCCCCTCccaatgaagaaagagaaggaggaagaagatggcGGATTTTCAGAGGATGACTCGGTTGAGCTGATAGAGGAG ATCCTGGACAAGCTAACTGAGAGAGAGGTTCAGATTGAGAGGATCCACTTGGACAGCTGCTACTTGGAGGATGAGCAGTTGTGGGTGGAGAATGGCTTTGACCACGTGGTGGAAATCTATGGGTTCGACCCTTCCTTGAAGACAAAGGACATCATGGCAGAGTTTTCCGAATATCA GGAGAAGGGGTTCAAGATCCAGTGGGTGGATGATGCTCATGCTTTGGGCATCTTTCCTTGTCTGGCATCAG CCAATGAAGCCTTGACCAAGGACTTTCCAACACTAAAGATCCGTCCCCTCACTCAGGGAACCAAACAGTCCAAGTTCAAAGCCCTCCAGAATCCAA GAAGGACTCTGACTTCCACACTGGAAGCTCCCCATGCTGCTAAATCATGGAGCTACTCCTCCCAAACTGACAAAGGACCTAATATCTGTACCCA